Proteins encoded together in one Lathyrus oleraceus cultivar Zhongwan6 chromosome 5, CAAS_Psat_ZW6_1.0, whole genome shotgun sequence window:
- the LOC127080382 gene encoding uncharacterized protein LOC127080382 — MIYYSFYVLICELKDTLTRILDNLSGSIDEPLEDGDSALHLTCLYGHFGCAQLLLERGADLEAKDEDGAIPLHDACAGGFLEIVQLLLNRANDAEHIKRMLESVDSEGDTPLHHAARGEHADVIRLLLSNGASATKENLYGKTPAELPEHGTDARRLLEAATTAMAT, encoded by the exons ATGATCTACTATAGCTTTTATGTTTTGATATGTGAGCTAAAAGACACGCTAACTAGAATATTGG ATAACTTGAGTGGTAGTATTGATGAACCTTTGGAGGATGGGGATAGCGCTCTTCATTTGACCTGTTTGTACGGCCATTTTGGATGCGCACAG CTTCTACTAGAAAGAGGAGCTGATTTGGAGGCTAAAGATGAGGATGGAGCAATTCCTTTACACGATGCGTGTGCAGGAG GGTTTTTGGAGATAGTCCAACTTCTACTTAACAGAGCTAATGACGCCGAGCATATAAAAAGGATGTTAGAATCAGTCGATTCTGAGGGTGATACT CCTCTTCATCATGCTGCAAGAGGTGAGCATGCTGATGTAATTAGGTTATTGCTTTCTAATGGTGCATCAGCCACAAAGGAAAACTTATATGGAAAG ACCCCTGCAGAGTTACCTGAACACGGCACAGATGCTAGGAGGCTGCTTGAAGCTGCTACTACTGCCATGGCAACCTAA